The following proteins are encoded in a genomic region of Saccharomyces mikatae IFO 1815 strain IFO1815 genome assembly, chromosome: 9:
- the ULP2 gene encoding SUMO protease ULP2 (similar to Saccharomyces cerevisiae ULP2 (YIL031W); ancestral locus Anc_7.197), with product MSARKRKFNSLKPLDTLNSPRASSPRSSTSLPPKRYNIFRKDPKIVDHLNNASTKDFLPVLSTNNENRKQVELSDDDECTNSGPSDQDFEPLQSSPLKRHSSLKSTSNGLLFQMSGNVKNNSASAAITDVSPNDSIVSTKLNLNGQFSCIDSKTFHIYQHKSPCIMTFVSDHNHPRFSLYFQQLLISNTQINLLNDVELVVLDKKNSLMAIVLKDMKKISMILNVNNSSININTNILIWSTTSSAANKRIKSIKKFLLTSYPSSINIQILDNKEQILEQLKHLAHSTSLSPASSKMERAISSAKDAFDSLRLKKTKLSTSDDDNPKIHTRFLSNKPHGLQSLTKRNRITSVARKEHPISIPKSNKITSQDFYNNGGTETLQSHAVSQLRRSHRFRNVSNSANSNSNSNSEFDDATTELETPEPFKPSLCYKFNDGSSHTITSQDFKCLFNKDWVNDSILDFFTKFYIESSIEKSVIKREQVYLMSSFFYTKLISNPTDYYSNVKKWVNNTDLFSKKYVVIPINISYHWFSCIITNLDTILDFHQNKDKNDAINSDEISINTPLVNILTFDSLRQTHSREIDPIKEFLISYALDKYSIQLDKTQIKMKTCPVPQQPNMSDCGVHVILNIKKFFENPLETINIWKNAKIKSKHFTAKMVNKYFDKSERNNARKDLRHTLKLLQLNYISYLKKERLYDEVMEIEGKKTINNDDDEEIQIIENIDQQSNKDNIPQLASEPPCSTSSGTSTEPVGATEQQNVIEQPFVPQSPREIIPDREDPIHAISRESPSVSPPLRHNILKSSSPFISESAKETEQEESTSPYFGRPSLKTRAKQFEGVSSPIKNNQAQSSIHDITMPSPRPKRIYPSKKTAPLSSYIQTLSTDSLEGQSNPNNPNIIISDTEHDLEMGVSSENNDVSGIANRNDSDVNLIGGLLPNAAERIDESTQEGNDNGDSLDKILQNVDKELNEKLLDIDDVAFSSPTRGPSRTSERSKELTPQLISDYENDDSSNKEVTDSIIKQDHHNDSYRSHVAVWNEGKENPILLEDDDS from the coding sequence atgtctGCCAGAAAACGCAAGTTTAATAGTCTCAAACCACTAGACACTTTGAACAGCCCTCGTGCCAGCTCTCCAAGGTCCTCCACCTCTTTGCCCCCCAAGAGATACAATATCTTTCGTAAAGATCCAAAGATAGTCGATCATCTTAACAACGCATCTACAAAGGACTTTTTGCCAGTTTTGAGTACGAATAACGAGAACAGGAAACAGGTAGAATTGTCAGATGACGATGAATGCACCAACAGCGGTCCCTCAGATCAAGACTTTGAACCCTTGCAAAGCTCTCCTTTGAAAAGACACTCGTCACTCAAAAGCACTTCCAATGGTCTTTTGTTTCAGATGTCTGGCAATGTCAAGAATAATTCTGCGTCAGCGGCGATAACGGATGTCTCTCCAAATGACTCAATCGTTTCCACGAAATTGAACTTGAACGGCCAGTTTTCTTGCATTGATTCAAAAACATTCCACATATATCAGCATAAATCACCATGTATAATGACTTTTGTTTCAGATCATAATCATCCAAGGTTTTCCTTATACTTCCAGCAATTACTTATCAGCAACACACAAATCAACCTTCtcaatgatgttgagtTGGTTGTTTTAGATAAAAAGAACTCTTTGATGGCTATAGTTCTGAaagatatgaaaaaaattagcATGATACTAAATGTGaacaattcttcaattaaTATTAACACGAATATCTTGATATGGTCCACTACTAGTTCTGCAgcaaataaaagaataaagtctattaaaaagtttttattgACGTCATATCCTTCGTCGataaatattcaaatcttGGACAACAAAGAACAAATTTTGGAACAACTGAAACATCTGGCTCATTCCACTTCTTTGTCTCCAGCATCATCCAAAATGGAAAGAGCAATAAGTTCTGCTAAGGACGCATTCGACTCATTGAGACTTAAAAAAACTAAACTTTCTACtagtgatgatgacaaCCCAAAGATCCATACACGTTTCTTATCGAATAAGCCTCATGGTTTGCAATCTTTAACGAAGCGCAACCGTATCACAAGCGTTGCTAGAAAAGAGCATCCGATATCAATACCTAAATCGAATAAAATCACTTCCCAGGATTTTTACAATAATGGCGGGACAGAAACTTTACAATCACATGCAGTTTCGCAATTAAGACGATCGCATAGATTTAGAAATGTCTCGAATTCCgcaaattctaattcaaattctaattCAGAATTTGACGATGCAACTACAGAACTTGAAACACCAGAACCATTCAAACCAAGTCTCTGCTACAAGTTTAATGATGGGTCAAGCCATACTATAACAAGTCAAGACTTCAAGTGTCTTTTCAATAAGGACTGGGTCAATGATAGtattttggattttttcACAAAGTTTTATATTGAATCATCCATTGAAAAGTCAGTTATTAAACGAGAGCAAGTTTACTTAATGTCCTCCTTTTTTTACACGAAATTAATCAGTAATCCAACAGATTACTACTCTAATGTGAAAAAATGGGTCAATAATACAGATTTGTTCTCTAAAAAGTACGTTGTTATACCAATTAACATAAGCTATCACTGGTTTAGTTGTATCATAACAAATTTAGATACTATCTTGgattttcatcaaaataaagataaaaatgatgCCATCAATTCCGATGAGATTTCTATTAATACCCCCTTGGTTAATATCTTGACTTTCGATTCATTAAGACAGACACATTCAAGAGAAATTGATCCAATAAAGGAATTTCTTATATCCTATGCCTTGGATAAATATTCAATTCAATTGGATAAAACTCAaatcaaaatgaaaacatgTCCAGTTCCACAGCAACCCAATATGAGTGATTGTGGCGTTCATGTCATTTtgaatatcaaaaaattttttgaaaatccCTTGGAAACAATTAATATTTGGAAGAATgctaaaataaaaagtaaaCATTTCACTGCAAAAATGGTTAATaaatattttgataaaagtGAGAGGAATAATGCGAGAAAGGACTTAAGGCATACTTTAAAACTATTGCAGCTTAATTATATCagttatttgaaaaaagaaagattgtATGATGAGGTCATGGAAATAGAGGGGAAAAAAACCatcaacaatgatgatgatgaagaaattcaaatcattgaaaatataGATCAGCAGTCCAACAAAGATAACATCCCACAGTTAGCTTCAGAACCGCCTTGTTCAACATCATCGGGTACTTCAACAGAACCAGTGGGGGCGACAGAGCAGCAAAATGTAATAGAGCAACCATTTGTACCACAATCTCCTCGTGAAATAATACCGGATCGGGAAGACCCAATTCACGCTATTTCTAGGGAATCACCGTCAGTATCTCCTCCATTACGTCACAATATTTTAAAGAGTTCGTCACCCTTTATATCGGAAAGTGCGAAGGAAACCGAGCAAGAAGAATCAACGTCACCATATTTTGGAAGACCTTCGTTGAAGACGAGGGCGAAACAGTTTGAAGGTGTTTCGTCACCAATAAAGAACAATCAGGCACAATCATCTATACATGATATTACGATGCCATCTCCTAGACCGAAAAGGATCTATCCAAGCAAAAAAACTGCGCCACTTTCATCTTATATTCAAACCCTTTCGACGGATTCCTTAGAAGGTCAATCTAATCCCAACAATCCCAACATTATAATTTCAGATACAGAACATGATTTGGAAATGGGAGTAAGTTCCGAAAACAATGACGTTAGTGGTATTGCTAACAGGAATGACTCGGACGTCAATTTAATTGGTGGTTTGCTTCCAAATGCAGCGGAAAGAATTGATGAAAGTACTCAGGAAGGGAATGATAATGGCGATAGTCTTGACAAAATATTACAAAATGTTGATAAAGAACTGAACGAAAAGTTgcttgatattgatgatgtaGCATTTAGTAGTCCGACTAGGGGTCCTTCAAGAACCAGTGAAAGAAGTAAAGAGTTAACTCCGCAACTTATCTCTGAttatgaaaatgatgatagtAGTAATAAGGAAGTAACAGATAGTATAATTAAACAGGATCATCATAACGACAGTTACCGGTCTCATGTTGCTGTATGGAATGAAGGGAAAGAGAATCCCATTCTCTTGGAAGACGACGACTCTTGA